The Streptomyces taklimakanensis nucleotide sequence CAAGGCGTGATAATCGGGGTTGTGTGATCGGGCGTCAACATGCCGCGGATGCCCGGGGGCATCCGGGAGTGTGAGGGAGATCCCCGCCCGGGACGGGAACCCCTGGCGCCGAAAGGGTGTCTTACCCCACAGTCTTACCCTGGGTGGAACGGGTCACAGCTCCCTTGCGTTCTCGTGTGTGCGGCGGTGGGGTGGTTGTCCCGCTTTACTCTCACCGGACGGCGCGGGACGCGGCACGGGAGCCGGAGGTTCGCAAGCGGATGGAGAAGTGTGTGATGACGGACGGCAAGCGCCGCAAGGGTGTCGTGGTGGCGGCCGCGGTGCTCAGCGGGGTACTCGCACTGACCGCGTGCGGCGGTGACGGCGGCGGCGGCGACTCCGACTCCGACGCGGGCAAGAAGCAGGAGAAGGGGCAGGCCCAGGTGGACCGGGCGGCGGCCGAGGAGGCCTCGGACGCCCGAATAGTCATCACCCCCAAGGACGGCTCGGACAACACCAGCATCAACGCGGTCGGGGTCTCGGTGGAGGGCGGCAAGCTCACCTCGGTGACCATGAAGGCCGCGGCGACGGGTCAGGAGGTGGCGGGCACCCTGGCCGCCGACGGCACCAGTTGGAAGCCCGACGGCCAACTGGAGCGCTCCACCCGGTACACGATCTCGGCCAAGGCCGAGGACCCCGAGGGACGCACGGTCCACGGGAACTCGACCTTCACCACGGTCTCGCCCGAAAACAGCTTCATTGGGTACTTCACGCCCGAGGACGGCTCCACCGTGGGCGTGGGCATGCCGGTGTCGATCAACTTCGACAAGGGGATCACCAACCGGAAGCTCGTCCAGTCCTCGATCGAGGTCAACTCCACCAGCGGCCAGGAGATCGTCGGCCACTGGTTCAGCGACACGCGCCTGGACTTCCGTCCGAAGGACTACTGGAAGGCCGGCTCCAAGGTCACCGTCGACCTCAACCTCGACGGCGTCGAGGGCGCCGAGGGCATCACCGGCGTCCAGGACAAGAGCTTCAGCTTCACCGTCGGCCGCTCCCAGGTCAGCACGGTCGACGTGAAGTCCAAGACCATGGAGGTCGTCCGGGACGGCAAGACGATCAGGACCGTCAAGATCTCCGCGGGCGCGCCCGAGACCCCGACCTACAACGGTCAGATGGTGATCTCCGAGAAGTTCGAGGAGACCCGGATGGACGGCGCCACGGTCGGCTTCACCGACGACGACGGCAAGGGCGAGTACGACATCCCCGACGTGCCGCACGCCATGCGCCTGTCGACCTCCGGCACCTTCATCCACGGCAACTACTGGGGTGCCGACTCGATCTTCGGCAGCGCCAACACCAGCCACGGCTGCGTGGGCCTGAACGACGTCAAGGGCGGCGACGACCCCAACCAGGACGCGGCCTGGTTCTTCGACAACTCCCTGCTCGGCGACCTGGTCATCGTGAAGAACTCGCCGGACAAGCAGATCGCCCCGCACAACGGCCTCAACGGCTGGAACATGTCCTGGGAGGACTGGAAGGCCGGCTCGGCCCTCTGACGGGCCGTCGGGCCCCTGCCCGACGACACACCGGGAACCATCCCGCCGAAGGCGGCGGACGCGGCGCACGGCGCACGGCGTCCGCCGCCTTCGGCGTCCTCCGGGGCCTTCGGCGCCTGGCCGTCCCCGAGCCGGTGCCGCGCCCGCCCTCACCGGGCGGGGCCGCCCCCGGCCGGTGAGGGACGTCGCTCTCCGGGGCGCCGGATGGAACTCCAGTCCCATATGGCGTCATATGGTGCCGGCGCGGCGGCCTCCCGCAGACTGAGCGCCGGGGGCCGTCCGGCTCCCCGCGCAGGGTGAATCGCCTCGCCAGGGGGAGAGTTGACGCATCGGAAGAGAGCGGGCGTCGCCGCGATAGCCACGGTTGTGGCCATCGCACTGACGACGGGGCCGACCACCACGTCGTCCGCCGCCCCGAGGACACCGCCGGCCGGGTCCGGTTCCCCGGCGGGAACCGACCGCGCGGCGCCCGACGCCCCCGAGGCCCCGAAGACCCCGAAGTCCCCGAAACCCCCGAAGACCCCGAAGCACCGCACCGTCACGCTCATCACCGGCGACCGGGTACTGCTCGACCGCTCCGGCGAGGTCGTCGGGATGATCCGGGCCAAGGGGCGCGAAGGGGTCCCCGTCCAGGTCGTGCGCGCCGGGGGGCACACCCACGTGATCCCGAGGGACGCGCTCGGCCTCATCCACGAACGCAGGCTCGACCGGCGGCTGTTCGACGTCACCGAACTCGACCGCGAGCAGTACCGCGCCAGGACCGGGAACGGCGTTCCGGTCATCGTCACCTACCAGGGCACCGAGCCGGCGGCCAAGGCCGAACTGCACGCCGCGGCCGACCCCACCGTGCGCGCCACCCTCCGTTCCGTCAACGGCGAGGCGCTGACCGTCCCCGAGGACACCGTCGCCGCCGCCTGGACGGCCCTGACCCGCCCCGCCACCGAGGTCGGACGGCTCGCCGCGGCCCCCGGGGTCGCCACCGTCTCGCTCGACGGCCTCCACCGGGCGACGCTCGACCGGAGCGTCGCCCGGATCGGCGCCCCCACCGCGTGGAAGGCCGGCCACGACGGCACCGGTGTCACCATCGCCGTCCTCGACACCGGCATCGACGACACGCACGAGGACTTCGCCGGCCGGATCGTCGCGGAGCGGAACTTCTCCGCGGCCGAGGACGCCGAGGACCGCCACGGACACGGCACCCACGTCGCCTCCATCGCGGCCGGCAGCGGCGCGAGGTCCGGCGGTCGCCACAGGGGCGTCGCCCCCGGGGCCGGACTGCTCAACGCCAAGGTGCTCGACGACGACGGCTACGGCAGCGACTCGGAGATCATCGAGGGCATGGAGTGGGCCGTGGCGCGGGGCGCCAGGGTCGTCAACCTCAGCCTCGGCGACATCGACACCCCCGGGATCGACCCGATGGAGGAGGCCGTCAACCGGCTGTCGAAGGACAGCGGCGCCCTCTTCGTCGTCGCGGCGGGCAACGCGGGACCCGACGCCTCCACGGTCGGCACCCCGGGCAGCGCGGACGCCGCGCTGACGGTCGGCGCCGTCGACGGGGACGACGGACTCGCGGACTTCTCCTCGGTCGGCCCCCGCGTCGGCGACGGCGCGGTCAAGCCCGACCTGACCGCGCCCGGCGTGGACATCGGCGCCGCCGCGGCCGAGAACAGCGTCGTCCAGCGGGAGGGCACCCCGGTCGCCGACGGCTACGTCGCCCTCTCCGGCACCTCCATGGCCGCCCCGCACGTCGCGGGCGCCGCCGCGCTGCTGGCCCAGCGGCACCCCGACTGGACCGGTGAGCGCCTCAAGGGCGCGCTGACCTCCTCCGCCGTGCCGGCCAAGGGGCACACCCCCTTCCGGCAGGGAACGGGCCGGGTGGACGTGGCCGCGGCCCTGAGGCAGGCGGTCGTCGCCGAGCCGGTGTCGATCGGCTTCGGCACCGCCCGGTGGCCGCACCACGACGACGAGCCGATCACCAGAGCCGTCACCTACCGGAACCTCGGCGACCGGGCCGTCACCCTGGAGCTGGCCGCGACGGGCACCGACCCGGAGGGCGGGGCCGCGCCACGCGGCATGTTCACCCTCTCCGCCGAGCGGGTCACCGTCCCCGCCGGCGGCACGGCCTCGGTCCGCGTCACCGCCGACACCCGCCTCGGCGGCGACCTCGACGGCGCCTACGGACTGGTGATCACCGCGACCGGCGGCGGCCGGACCGTCCGCACCGCGGGCGCCGTCGACCGCGAGGTCGAGTCCTACGACCTGACCGTGCGCGCCGTCGGCCGCGACGGCGGACCGACCGGCCACTGGGAGGGTTCCCTGTTCCCGCACACCGGCGACGCGCCCGTCGTCCTCCGGGGGGACGACGGCACCGCCACCGTGCGCATGCCCAGGGGCGACTACACCCTCTCCGGCGAACTCCCCGTGCCGGGGAGGGACGGGGGCCGCATCGACGGCCTGGACTGGCTCGTCGCCCCCGCCGTCAGGCTCACCGGGAACACCGCGATCACCCTCGACGCGCGCAGGGCCAGGCCGGTCACGATGACGGTGCCGAGCGGCAGGGCCCGACAGACCGAACTGGCCGTCACGTTCGACCTCCACACCGCGGAGGGGTACGTCGGTCTCGTCAACTCCGCGCCCGACCTGCCCCGGGGATTCCGCACCGCACGGATCGGCCCGGTGCCGAAGGGCGCCGAGATCGAGGCCGCCGCCACCACCACCTGGGTCAACGGCAGCACCGAGTACCACGCCGCCCACAGCCGGCGGGGGAGCTTCTACACCGGGCTCACCCTGCGCACCGGCAGGTCGGAGATGGCCCGGCTGGTCGTCTCCCAGGCCGCCACGGCCCCCGGACGCACCGGCGTGCTGATGACCACGGCGGACACCGCCGCCTGGGCCTCCGAGACCGGGCACACCATCCCGCGCGTCTCGACGGTGTACGTCAGGACCCAGGGAACCCGCTGGTCCCAGAGCTTCCTGCAGACGAACGAGGCCGGCGAGTGGGAGGCCGAGTACCACGGCGGGGAGCGCTCCTACACGGCGGGCAGGAGCTACCACCACGCCTTCAACAACGGAGTCTTCGGTCCGAACCTGCGGCGGGGGGAGGGCGGGGTCTTCCGGGACGGCGACTTCCTGTACGGGAGCGTGAACCCGCTCTCGGACGGCGCCGGTCACCTCGGCGGCAGCGACCACGACAGGGCGACCACGACCCTGTACCGCAACGGTGGGAAGTACGCGACCAGGAACGAGATCCTGGACCACACCGAGTTCACCCTGCCCAAGGGCAAGGCGACGTACAGACTGGTCACCACCGTCGAGCGCAGCGGCCCCTCGAAGCTGAGCCGCAGGGTGAGCGCCGCCTACACCTTCACCTCGGGCCGCACCTCCGAGGAGACCGCGATCCCGGTGTCGGCCGTGCGCTTCGCGCCGAAACTGAGGCTGGACGGCACCTCCAGGGCACGGGCCACGGTCTCCGTGCCGGTGGTCGTCCAGGGCGCGGCGGGGAGGAACCCGAAGTCGTTGACCGTGTACGTCTCCCACGACGACGGCGGGACGTGGCGGAAGCTCGCCGTCAGGAAGGGCCGGATCACGGTCGAGAATCCCGGCAGGGGCGGGAGCGTCTCCTTCCGGGCCGAGGTGAGGGACGACAGGGGCAACGCCCTGTCCCAGACGATCATCGGCGCCTACCGCACCCGGTGACGTCCTGGAACGGAAACACCGAGGACGGATCACCCAAGAGGTGCATAACGTCCCTCCCGGCGGGGACCCGAACGGGTGTGGGGGGATCCACGAGCACGTACGTAGACCCGAACCGCCGAAAGGACGTGGCTGAAGTGAAGGTCGCCTTTCTCGTCGCCCCCGAGGGTGTGGAGCAGATCGAGCTGACCGACCCGTGGCAGGCGGTGAAGGACGCGGGTGGCACCCCGGTCCTGCTGTCCACCGACAACGGACCGGTGCAGGCGTTCGACCACCTCGACAAGGCCGACACCTTCGAGGTGGACCGGCAGGTCGCCGACGCCGAGGTCGAGGAGTACGACGGGCTGGTGCTGCCCGGAGGCGTGGCCAACCCCGACTTCCTGCGCATGGACGAGAAGGCCGTCGCCTTCGTCCGGGAGTTCTGCCGGACCGGCAAGCCCGTCGCCGCGATCTGCCACGGGCCGTGGACGCTGGTCGAGGCCGACGTGGTGCGCGGCCGGAAGCTCACCTCGTTCCCCAGCCTGCGCACCGACATCGCCAACGCGGGCGGCAACTGGGTCGACGAACAGGTCGTCGTCTGCACGGAGGGCCCGAACACCCTGATCACCAGCCGCAAGCCGGACGACCTCAAGGCGTTCGACGAGGCGTTCCTCAAGGAGTTCCAGACCGTCTCCGCCTGACCGCCGGGCCGGACGCGCGCGCGGAGGGACCGCCCGTGGAACGGGCGGTCCCTCCGCGCGCTCCCGGCCGGTGGCCGGGAGCGCGGCATGACCCGACAGGTCATCGACTCCGGCCGCGCGGCGCGGAAGGATCACCGCTGTCCATACCGGCCCGACCTCGGGAGGAGACATGACCGCCTACGCCATCGCCCACCTCCGGAACCACCCCGGCCCCCACCCGGACGTGATCGCCTACCTGGAGCGCATCCAGGACACCCTGGAGCCCTTCGCCGGCCGCTTCCGCGTTCACGGCGGCCCGATGGAGGTGCGGGAGGGCGAGTGGCCCGGGAACGTGGTGGTGATCGAGTTCCCGTCGATGGAGCGGGCCCGCGCCTGGTACGACTCGGAGGCGTACCAGGAGATCCTGCCGCTGCGCACCGACCACATCGACAGCACGGCCTTCCTCGTGGAGGGCGTCGGTCCCGGCTACCACCCGAGGCGGAAGGCCGAGGCGATGCGCCGGGCGGCGGACGCCCGACCCTCCGCCCCGGCCGCTTCGTGACAGTTCGTTACAGTTCGTGACAGAGGGCCCCT carries:
- a CDS encoding DJ-1/PfpI/YhbO family deglycase/protease, whose amino-acid sequence is MKVAFLVAPEGVEQIELTDPWQAVKDAGGTPVLLSTDNGPVQAFDHLDKADTFEVDRQVADAEVEEYDGLVLPGGVANPDFLRMDEKAVAFVREFCRTGKPVAAICHGPWTLVEADVVRGRKLTSFPSLRTDIANAGGNWVDEQVVVCTEGPNTLITSRKPDDLKAFDEAFLKEFQTVSA
- a CDS encoding S8 family serine peptidase, with amino-acid sequence MAIALTTGPTTTSSAAPRTPPAGSGSPAGTDRAAPDAPEAPKTPKSPKPPKTPKHRTVTLITGDRVLLDRSGEVVGMIRAKGREGVPVQVVRAGGHTHVIPRDALGLIHERRLDRRLFDVTELDREQYRARTGNGVPVIVTYQGTEPAAKAELHAAADPTVRATLRSVNGEALTVPEDTVAAAWTALTRPATEVGRLAAAPGVATVSLDGLHRATLDRSVARIGAPTAWKAGHDGTGVTIAVLDTGIDDTHEDFAGRIVAERNFSAAEDAEDRHGHGTHVASIAAGSGARSGGRHRGVAPGAGLLNAKVLDDDGYGSDSEIIEGMEWAVARGARVVNLSLGDIDTPGIDPMEEAVNRLSKDSGALFVVAAGNAGPDASTVGTPGSADAALTVGAVDGDDGLADFSSVGPRVGDGAVKPDLTAPGVDIGAAAAENSVVQREGTPVADGYVALSGTSMAAPHVAGAAALLAQRHPDWTGERLKGALTSSAVPAKGHTPFRQGTGRVDVAAALRQAVVAEPVSIGFGTARWPHHDDEPITRAVTYRNLGDRAVTLELAATGTDPEGGAAPRGMFTLSAERVTVPAGGTASVRVTADTRLGGDLDGAYGLVITATGGGRTVRTAGAVDREVESYDLTVRAVGRDGGPTGHWEGSLFPHTGDAPVVLRGDDGTATVRMPRGDYTLSGELPVPGRDGGRIDGLDWLVAPAVRLTGNTAITLDARRARPVTMTVPSGRARQTELAVTFDLHTAEGYVGLVNSAPDLPRGFRTARIGPVPKGAEIEAAATTTWVNGSTEYHAAHSRRGSFYTGLTLRTGRSEMARLVVSQAATAPGRTGVLMTTADTAAWASETGHTIPRVSTVYVRTQGTRWSQSFLQTNEAGEWEAEYHGGERSYTAGRSYHHAFNNGVFGPNLRRGEGGVFRDGDFLYGSVNPLSDGAGHLGGSDHDRATTTLYRNGGKYATRNEILDHTEFTLPKGKATYRLVTTVERSGPSKLSRRVSAAYTFTSGRTSEETAIPVSAVRFAPKLRLDGTSRARATVSVPVVVQGAAGRNPKSLTVYVSHDDGGTWRKLAVRKGRITVENPGRGGSVSFRAEVRDDRGNALSQTIIGAYRTR
- a CDS encoding DUF1330 domain-containing protein, with the translated sequence MTAYAIAHLRNHPGPHPDVIAYLERIQDTLEPFAGRFRVHGGPMEVREGEWPGNVVVIEFPSMERARAWYDSEAYQEILPLRTDHIDSTAFLVEGVGPGYHPRRKAEAMRRAADARPSAPAAS
- a CDS encoding L,D-transpeptidase; translated protein: MEKCVMTDGKRRKGVVVAAAVLSGVLALTACGGDGGGGDSDSDAGKKQEKGQAQVDRAAAEEASDARIVITPKDGSDNTSINAVGVSVEGGKLTSVTMKAAATGQEVAGTLAADGTSWKPDGQLERSTRYTISAKAEDPEGRTVHGNSTFTTVSPENSFIGYFTPEDGSTVGVGMPVSINFDKGITNRKLVQSSIEVNSTSGQEIVGHWFSDTRLDFRPKDYWKAGSKVTVDLNLDGVEGAEGITGVQDKSFSFTVGRSQVSTVDVKSKTMEVVRDGKTIRTVKISAGAPETPTYNGQMVISEKFEETRMDGATVGFTDDDGKGEYDIPDVPHAMRLSTSGTFIHGNYWGADSIFGSANTSHGCVGLNDVKGGDDPNQDAAWFFDNSLLGDLVIVKNSPDKQIAPHNGLNGWNMSWEDWKAGSAL